The proteins below come from a single Diadema setosum chromosome 21, eeDiaSeto1, whole genome shotgun sequence genomic window:
- the LOC140244372 gene encoding uncharacterized protein has product MTGRQEAVCRHPRTWVHFGRTPLVGVRLCQLRGSFHSLSPRDRFPPTLLARFEPCRRAILVRQHGHGTSAGRQPGPSDLQQLVRRISEEAGKLGLVISTKKTKNMLSGDHQPPLDVFIGQEKIDIVGDFTYLGSSLNKEGVIAKELNCRIGKASAAFKKLNTIWSSKKFCLKNKLRFYNSNVLSTLLYGCETWNLKTSEESKLDAFDSKCLRRILHIKWNDFITNKEVRERTNQLPVSSIICKRRLKWLGHAARLPPDRIANQSLWWVPPGRRRRGRPRTNWQQTVCRDVKDLKEWEDIKALTADRRSWKKMTASCVGRRGSY; this is encoded by the exons ATGACCGGCAGGCAGGAAGCGGTGTGTCGCCACCCGCGGACATGGGTGCACTTCGGGAGGACTCCTTTGGTAGGGGTGCGTCTCTGTCAGCTCCGGGGATCATTCCACTCACTCTCCCCCAGGGATCGGTTCCCTCCGACACTCCTAGCCCGTTTTGAGCCGTGCCGCCGAGCCATCCTTGTTCGCCAGCACGGCCACGGAACCAgtgccggccggcagcccg gcCCATCTGACCTTCAACAGCTAGTCAGAAGAATAAGTGAGGAAGCAGGGAAACTGGGCCTGGTCATTagcactaaaaagacaaagaacaTGTTATCAGGCGACCACCAACCTCCACTTGATGTCTTTATTGGTCAAGAAAAGATTGACATTGTGGGTGACTTCACATATCTTGGGAGTTCTCTAAACAAGGAGGGTGTGATTGCAAAGGAACTTAACTGTCGTATTGGGAAGGCTTCTGCTGCCTTCAAGAAGCTAAACACAATCTGGTCAAGCAAGAAATTCTGCCTGAAAAATAAACTTCGATTCTACAACTCAAATGTCCTATCAACACTCCTTTATGGTTGTGAAACTTGGAACTTGAAAACATCTGAAGAGTCTAAGCTTGATGCATTCGACTCAAAATGCCTCCGAAGAATACTGCACATCAAGTGGAATGACTTCATTACCAACAAGGAAGTCAGAGAGAGAACTAATCAACTTCCAGTATCCTCCATCATTTGTAAAAGGCGGCTTAAGTGGCTTGGGCACGCTGCACGACTTCCACCTGATCGTATAGCTAACCAATCCCTCTGGTGGGTTCCTCCAGGCAGAAGGAGGAGAGGCAGACCACGAACGAACTGGCAACAGACTGTCTGCAGAGATGTCAAAGACCTAAAAGAGTGGGAAGATATCAAGGCCCTAACCGCCGATAGACGAAGCTGGAAGAAGATGACCGCCTCATGCGTCGGACGACGCGGGAGCTACTAA